GGAGGGCGAACTGCAGCAAGCGCTCGAAGCCTACCTTTCGATCTCTGCTTCCGGGGCCCCGAACCGGGCGGAAGGCGTATACGGGGCGGCGCGGGTGCTACTGCAGATGGAGCGCCCGGCCGAGGCGCGCACCCTCCTCGAGCCCTTCCTCGCTTCCGCCTCCCCCGCCGAGGCGGGCCCCGGGCGTTATCTCCTGGCCCGCGCCTACGCGGCCCTGTCCATGTACGCCGAGGCGCTCCAGCAGTACGACCTCTACGTCAAGAGCGGCCGCGCTGGCCTGCCGTATGCCTACCTCGACCGGGCGCGGATCCTCATGGACTTCGGTCAGCCCCTGGCAGCCGCGTCGGAGGCGCAGACGGGACTGGCCGCCGGCGTCCCGGCGGCGGCTCGGTCAGCCTTCAACCTCGTCACCGCCCAGGCGTATGAGAAAGCCGGCGCCTTCGGCGACGCCCTGCGCGCCTACCAGGTCCTGTTCGAGTCCAGCCCCGGCGACCAGCCGCTAGCGCTCTCGCGCATGGCGGCCATAAAGGCGGCGCAGGGCAATACCGCCGCCGCCAACGACGACCTGGTGCGGTTGATGGCTGGATACCCCACGACTCAGCTCGCCCTCGATACAGTGAAGGACTTCGAAGCCCGCGGCGTGGCGGTCGACGGCTACATCCGCGACCTGGTGTACTACCGCCACAACGACTACGCGCGGGCCGAACCGGCGCTCCGAGAACGGATCAACGCCGCTCCGGAATCGCCTTCCAGCGCCGAGGCCTACTACTTCCTGGCCGCCATCCTCGAGTCGAAAGGCGACACAGCCGGGGCGCAGACCCTGTATTCGAAGGTGGTGAGCCTGAACCCTCAGAGCAGCCTCGCCGACGATGCCCTCTGGTGGCGTGGTCGCATCCTCGAAGACGAGGGCAAGCGCGCGGATGCCCAGGCGGTCTACAACCTCATCGCCCAGAACTATCCTCAGTCGAGCTGGGCCGCGGACGCGGCCTTCCGGCGCGGCATGCTCTCCTACCGGGCCTCGGACCACCGGCAGGCGGCGAACATCTGGGGCGAAGGGATCGCCCTTGTCTCGGATGCCATGGAGCGCCAGCGCCTGACGTTCTGGCAGGCCAAGGCCTTGCTCCAGGCCGGCGACCGCGCGGCGGCGGAACCGATCCTGCGCGAACTCGCGGCCTCCGGCGAGGACGACTACTACGGCGTGCGCGCCGTGGCCCTCCTGGCAGGCGACCACAACCAGCCGAAGGCGGACCGCGACTCCCGGGCAAACCTGACGCCGGACTTCGACTGGGCCGCGGCGGAAGCCTGGCTCACGGCGAAGACCGGCCGTGCTGTGGTGCCGCCTTCGGCGCAGGCCTGGTCGAGCGACCCACGTTGGTCTCGGGCCCAGGAGCTCTGGCTCGTCGGCCGCGTGGGCCAGGGGAACGCCGAGATGTTCGACCTGATCGAGGCTTACGCCCGCGACGGCATCGCCATGTACACCATGGCGCGCGTCTTGTGGGACAAGGGGCAGTTCAGCCTCTCCGCCCGCGCGGGGCAGCGGCTCCTCCGCGTCCTGAACACGAACCCCAACGCTGGCCTGCCGAAAGCCCTCATGTCGCTCTCCTACCCGGCGCCCTTCGCGGCGAGCCTGCAGCGCTACGCTTCGGCGGAGCGTATCTCGCCACTGTTGCTCCTCGCCTTCATCCGCCAGGAGAGCTTTTTCGACCCCGGCGCCGCATCGCCGGTGGCCTTCGGGCTCACGCAACTCCTGCCGCAGACCGCGGCCTCCGTCGCCGGGCGCCTCGGCTTGCCCCCGCCGCGGACCGAAGACCTCTACCGCGCCGACCTCAACCTGCGCCTGGGCGCGAACTACATGGCGACCCAGCTCAAGGACTTCGGCGACAACATCTTCGTAGCATTCGCAGCCTACAACGCCGGGCCGAACGCGGCCCGCCGCTGGCTCGCCGCCGCGGGAAGCGATGCTGACATGTATCTGGAGACGATCGAGTACAGGGAAACCCGACTGTACGTCGAGATCGTCGCCGAGAATTACGCCATCTACCGCTACATCTATGCCGGCCACCGCGTGCCGGAGCTTCCCGCGGACTGAGGGCACCAGATCTCCAGGCCAGCGGCCGATACTAATGTCTGGAGATCTGCGATGGGACATGTCCTTTTCATCACTGTGGTGCTGGTCATCTGCGTGGCGTGGTGGGCTGCCG
Above is a window of Dehalococcoidia bacterium DNA encoding:
- a CDS encoding transglycosylase SLT domain-containing protein; the encoded protein is MTPRLLTPLAFLLICVSACVETDQDTSATPGADATSSAGASATPGGDPSPTATISLTPRPNAPPAEPAAAHRLEAEGELQQALEAYLSISASGAPNRAEGVYGAARVLLQMERPAEARTLLEPFLASASPAEAGPGRYLLARAYAALSMYAEALQQYDLYVKSGRAGLPYAYLDRARILMDFGQPLAAASEAQTGLAAGVPAAARSAFNLVTAQAYEKAGAFGDALRAYQVLFESSPGDQPLALSRMAAIKAAQGNTAAANDDLVRLMAGYPTTQLALDTVKDFEARGVAVDGYIRDLVYYRHNDYARAEPALRERINAAPESPSSAEAYYFLAAILESKGDTAGAQTLYSKVVSLNPQSSLADDALWWRGRILEDEGKRADAQAVYNLIAQNYPQSSWAADAAFRRGMLSYRASDHRQAANIWGEGIALVSDAMERQRLTFWQAKALLQAGDRAAAEPILRELAASGEDDYYGVRAVALLAGDHNQPKADRDSRANLTPDFDWAAAEAWLTAKTGRAVVPPSAQAWSSDPRWSRAQELWLVGRVGQGNAEMFDLIEAYARDGIAMYTMARVLWDKGQFSLSARAGQRLLRVLNTNPNAGLPKALMSLSYPAPFAASLQRYASAERISPLLLLAFIRQESFFDPGAASPVAFGLTQLLPQTAASVAGRLGLPPPRTEDLYRADLNLRLGANYMATQLKDFGDNIFVAFAAYNAGPNAARRWLAAAGSDADMYLETIEYRETRLYVEIVAENYAIYRYIYAGHRVPELPAD